Proteins from one Thalassophryne amazonica chromosome 20, fThaAma1.1, whole genome shotgun sequence genomic window:
- the cfap300 gene encoding cilia- and flagella-associated protein 300, with protein MATGPNCVLEQTFFFGPLPSKRLSFLQDKDILRLLMKWSMLGRISTQCYSFDQNFYPYHGKTFAQCFFSDPHVAASLMKLEAGAWVPLDKPVVSVTVEVVPCTAVSMELFDPIYSCGVVRPSGHIVKCYHDMYPDYDELRQMLQDEESEHYCELGKEDRREFLFCLFKHLCLGGELCQYEDTIDPYISATRKIYKDLISVQKDTETKKISIVSTVLKVCAYDESGQCYPQREEEEQTFAYLIVDPFRRHVTLFCHWYGVGDMTL; from the exons ATGGCAACGGGACCGAACTGCGTTTTGGAACAAACTTTTTTCTTCGGTCCTCTTCCGTCCAAAAGGCTGTCTTTCCTACAGGACaaagacattttaaggctgttgATGAAATG GTCCATGTTGGGGAGGATTTCAACTCAGTGTTACAGCTTTGACCAGAACTTCTACCCTTACCACGGTAAAACGTTTGCACAG TGTTTTTTCAGTGACCCACATGTAGCAGCCAGTCTAATGAAGTTGGAGGCTGGAGCATGGGTTCCTCTTG ACAAACCAGTGGTGTCTGTTACTGTGGAGGTGGTGCCATGCACTGCGGTCTCCATGGAGCTGTTTGATCCAATCTACTCCTGTGGGGTTGTGAGACCATCTGGACATATAGTGAAATGCTACCACGATATGTACCCAGATTACGATGAACTGAGACAG ATGCTGCAGGATGAGGAGTCTGAGCACTACTGTGAGCTTGGAAAAGAGGACCGAAGGGAGTTCCTGTTTTGCCTTTTCAAGCACCTGTGCCTTGGAGGGGAGCTCTGTCAGTATGAAGACACTATTGATCCTTACATCAGTGCCACAAGGAAAATCTACAAAGACCTGATCAG tgtgcagaaagacACTGAGACGAAGAAGATCAGCATCGTCTCTACAGTGCTCAAAGTCTGTGCTTAT GATGAGAGTGGGCAATGTTATCCACAGAGAGAAGAGGAGGAACAGACATTCGCCTATTTGATTGTTGATCCTTTCAGACGACATGTGACATTGTTTTGCCATTGGTATggggtaggagatatgacattgtAA